Genomic segment of Paenalkalicoccus suaedae:
CAATGACTCCAGATGGGTCAATAATAGTTGCGTTCGATGTACTGACATAAATCTCGTCATTAATTAGAACGAATGTTCCATCGATTTCTTCAATTATCCCCTTGAAGCTAGGTTCTTCGGAGGGGATGGAGATTTCATCATTCTTGATGTCGCCAACTATGCTTTCGTTAAATGTGAGAAAATCTGTTTGACCGAATTCCTCCTTAAGGGCGTCCATATTGACTTCTTCTAATGTACGCACTTGTAAAACGACTGTATTATTAATCACATCTAAGTCTGAGCCAAAAAAGGAGAATTCGTTTTCTAAGAATTCTGCTCGATTTTCATAAAGACGAGCTTGAGCATTCTCTAAGAAAGTAGATGAAAACTCCACTTTATCGATATGAATAGTTTGCGTCTTCTGTGCGTTTGTGTCGGTTTCTATAAAAGCTTGAAGTCGATCAGCAACAGCTTCGACGTCACTTGTGACCAGTAAGACAAAATTGCCTTCACGACCTGGCTCCTCATGCTCTAAATAGAAATCAGCATTCTCATCCGGCGACAGTTCAGTAGTGGTGAATTCGCGGATAAGTGTTGCTATAGTATCGTGATCTGTAGCGGGTATGTCGAAAGAAATTGTTTCTTGAACGGAGTTAGATTCGCTGTCTTGGTCCTCATTCTCCGTTGACTCCGTATTTGGCGGTTCGGCTGCGGATGAGGATGGAGCATCGGTATTTGAAGACTCCCCTTGGCCACAGGCAACTAAAAATATGAGTAGGGCGGTTCCAATATATCTCTTCATAGGTAACGCCTCCTTTTGATGTTTGTCGCTGTTAACGAGTGATGGTTACAAATTTTTGGAATTAAGTGAGTGGGATCTTTTCACTATGTGCTATAGTAAATGTAGAATTTAGTTGGAAGAGCAAACGAGGACGACGGAGGAGCAAATCAAGAGCCAGCATGTGCAAACTCCTTGGTCAGAGGCGCATACGAGGTCTGCCGAGGCGCAAACCAAAGCCAAAACGAACAAAACAAGGTGGAAAACCCCATCAACTACCCACCTTACATAAACAGAAAGGACAACATCCTATGTACAAACACTTCTTTTCTTACTACAAACCATATAAAAAGCTCTTCGCAATTGATTTTGGAGGGGCCATTCTTGTCGGGATTCTGAGCCTGATTTATCCGCTGATTTTGGCGTGGTACCTCGATACGCTACTCCCGTCACAGGACTGGAATATCATTGTCACAGCAGGAGTCGGGCTACTGCTCCTTTATGCAGCAATCGGTTCGTTGCAATACGTCGTCAACTATTGGGGCCACATGCTTGGGATCAACATTGAGACCGACCTCCGCTACGAGCTGTTTTCTCACATTCAAAAACAGCAGTATCAGTTCTTTGATGACAATAAAACAGGCTCACTTATGAGCCGAATTACGAATGACCTCATGGAGATTGGGGAGCTTGCCCACCACGGACCGGAGGATATCTTTATTGCCATTATGACCTTCATCGGAGCCTTCGTGATCATGCTCACCATCAACGTGCAGCTCGCGCTCGTGAGCATCGTTACCTTCCCGATCATTGTCGCGATCATCATCTTTTCTAACATAAACATGAATAAGTCGTGGAATCGCATGTTTGAGAGCCTCTCGCGCATCAATAGTCGCATCGAGGACAGCATCTCTGGGTCGCGCGTCGTTAAATCTTATACGAATGAGAAACATGAGTCGAAGCATTTTAAGAAAAACAATGTCTCGTTCCGTGCCTCAAAGCTCAAGGCATACAAAACAATGAGTGTAAACTTTGCCTCCACATATCTTGTGACTCGTTTGACGGGCCTTGCGGTGCTCCTTTATGGTGCATGGCTGACGATACAAGGACAGCTGTCGATCGGAGAGCTAGTGGCGTTTGTGCTTTATATGACGATCCTTTTTGAGCCAATCGATAAGATCAGTAACCTGCTTGAGCTCTACCCTCGAGGTATGGCGGGCTTTAAACGATTTATGGAAATGAAGTCTATTAAGCCAACTATTGTCGACGCGCCTGACGCAAAGGCTTTACCTATTAAAGATGGTAGCATCGAGTTTAAAGGTGTCACGTTTGCCTATGATTCGCATCAAACGGTGCTAAACGATCTTTCCTTTAAGGTGGAGCCAGGGAAGACAGTTGCGTTAGTAGGGACTTCAGGCGCTGGTAAGTCAACGCTTTGCGCGTTGATCCCACGATTTTATGAGCAACAGGCCGGTGAGATATTAGTCGATGGCGTCAACACGAAAGACATGACGCTTGAGTCACTCCGCTCACAAATCGGCGTTGTGCAACAGGACACCTTCCTTTTTGCAGGCACGATTTTTGAAAACATCTTGTATGGTCGCCTCGACGCAACAGAGGAAGAGGTTTACGAAGCCGCTCGTAGCGCTCATTTGATGGATTTTATCGAAGCCTTACCAGACGGCTTTAACACGGAAATCGGGGAGCGAGGCTTGAAGCTTTCTGGTGGTCAAAAGCAACGTCTGTCCATTGCACGTGTTTTCTTAAAGAATCCAGCTATTCTCATCTTAGACGAAGCAACTTCCGCTTTAGACACAGAAACCGAGCAGGCGGTCCAGCACTCGCTTCGCGAGCTACAGGCCGGTCGTACAACGATGGTGATTGCTCACCGTCTTAACACGATTCGAGATGCAGATGTCATCTTTGTCATGACAAAAGATGGCATCGTAGACGAAGGAGCCTACGACGAGCTCATCGCGAAGGGCGGCCTCTTCGCCCGCCTCGCAGGCCAGCGCACGGTCTCCGA
This window contains:
- a CDS encoding ABC transporter ATP-binding protein, translating into MYKHFFSYYKPYKKLFAIDFGGAILVGILSLIYPLILAWYLDTLLPSQDWNIIVTAGVGLLLLYAAIGSLQYVVNYWGHMLGINIETDLRYELFSHIQKQQYQFFDDNKTGSLMSRITNDLMEIGELAHHGPEDIFIAIMTFIGAFVIMLTINVQLALVSIVTFPIIVAIIIFSNINMNKSWNRMFESLSRINSRIEDSISGSRVVKSYTNEKHESKHFKKNNVSFRASKLKAYKTMSVNFASTYLVTRLTGLAVLLYGAWLTIQGQLSIGELVAFVLYMTILFEPIDKISNLLELYPRGMAGFKRFMEMKSIKPTIVDAPDAKALPIKDGSIEFKGVTFAYDSHQTVLNDLSFKVEPGKTVALVGTSGAGKSTLCALIPRFYEQQAGEILVDGVNTKDMTLESLRSQIGVVQQDTFLFAGTIFENILYGRLDATEEEVYEAARSAHLMDFIEALPDGFNTEIGERGLKLSGGQKQRLSIARVFLKNPAILILDEATSALDTETEQAVQHSLRELQAGRTTMVIAHRLNTIRDADVIFVMTKDGIVDEGAYDELIAKGGLFARLAGQRTVSEDPVLLGN